The genomic window GAAGGTGTTAAAAAAGTTTTTGTAAAAGTTGCTGGTAAGAAGAGAAATCTTTTTAGCCAGAATGTTGTTGGTTTTAGGAAAGGTAAAGGTAAAGAGAACATAATTATTACGGCTCATCACGATAGTGTTATGATTGGAGAAGGTGCAACTGATAATGCTACTGGGGTTGCTATTCTGCTTGAAATTGCGCGTAGGCTTAAAGATGTTCCTTTAAAAGAAAAAAATATTCTGCTTGTATCTTGTGGTTCTGAAGAGGTTCTTTCTTACGGTTCTCTCAATTTTGTTAAAAATAATAAAGATATAGTAAAAAACTGTATGTTTAATATGAATTTTGATAGTTGTAGTTCGTTTTACGGCGAAAATAAAATACTTGTAACAGGTGAGGAAAAACTTTCTTCATATATAAAAGAAAAAGTTGAACAAAGTGGGGAATGGTATAATCTTAGTTCAGATATTTCTCCTTTTAGTGACCAGTTCCCATTTAATATTATGGGGGTGCCCTCTATATGGTTTAGAAGGCATAACTCTTATCAAGGATATTTCCCTTTCCATAGCCATTTAAATAAATTAGAGATAGTAGATTTCAATGTTATGAAAGATGTTGTTGATGTGGCTTATGGAATACTTGATGATGTTTCAAGTAGACAAGATATGCCTTTTCCCAGGGAAATTTCTGTTGCAGATAAGAAAAGAATAGATGTTTTTCATAAGGATTTGTTTGGTGGTCTGCTTAAAAATCGGGTACTCTGAACCCCCCATGCTTGTCATTGCGAGCGATTATCAGCGTGGCAATTCCTCGGAAGGAGAAGGGTCAGGGATGAGGGTTTATCCCGACAGTTTTTCTGAGAGAGGCTATTAGCAGGCAAGGAAAAACGGAAGACGTAAAGATAAGGACAAAACGTAAATACAAATAACCCCTCACCTTACATCCTCTCCCCCAATGGGAGAGGCAAGTGTGGGGATGGTTTGCT from bacterium includes these protein-coding regions:
- a CDS encoding M20/M25/M40 family metallo-hydrolase, encoding MEGMKQDMRFMCKDVGVRMYGSPEERRVADYIKEGFEKSGLSTEIQEFPVEKMEYSTVEFGKFRGEEIVKLDVLPLAQSGFTENPEGEILELAYLENIKLATKKKEEIQGKAVIVYGGLGEDLKDYRALVNSGAKVLIVNDSRYPVPWLIADGMPYLWMQEKMLPVVLPIYFDTVNLLKEGVKKVFVKVAGKKRNLFSQNVVGFRKGKGKENIIITAHHDSVMIGEGATDNATGVAILLEIARRLKDVPLKEKNILLVSCGSEEVLSYGSLNFVKNNKDIVKNCMFNMNFDSCSSFYGENKILVTGEEKLSSYIKEKVEQSGEWYNLSSDISPFSDQFPFNIMGVPSIWFRRHNSYQGYFPFHSHLNKLEIVDFNVMKDVVDVAYGILDDVSSRQDMPFPREISVADKKRIDVFHKDLFGGLLKNRVL